The following DNA comes from Pseudomonadota bacterium.
GTGAGAGGAAGATCATCGAGGCGCTGCTCATCGCCTGCATAGCGGCCGGCTTCGCCTGCTTCGCGCTCGTCATCCTTCCCCAGCAGACGAGCCGCGCCGGCGGGGCGCCCACGCTCGCCGCGCGGCACGCGGGCATCTCCTCGATCGTGGATCTCGCGGCACGGGGGAAACGGGCCGAGGGTGGCAGGCACGAGGGGATATTCGCCCGCTTCGTGCCCGAGGGCTCGACCGAGGCCGCGCCGGCTGGGGGCCTCCAGGGACAGCCGGGGGAAGCGCCGCCGCCGGAGATCGACGAGATGGAGGGCGCGGGAGGCGCGGGGGTCGCCATAGACGACGGCGGCGAGGAGAGCATGCTCGCGTACGACCGGCCGCAGGCCGCCGCATCGCCGATGGCGGCACCCGAGGAGTCGGACCTCGCGCCGGGCGACCCCTACGGGGACTCGCCCGCCTTCGAAGAGGCAGCCCGGCAGGGAAAGGCGAGCGGGAAAACCAGGCTGGTCGTTCACCCGCAGTCGAGCATCGCCCTGGGGGCGCCGGCGGCGATCGACAGCGCCTCCGGCAGGCGCAGGATGGCGTGGCTGGCCACTCCCGACGGATTCGAGGCGGACGTCGCCTTCTGGCGCGACATCTACTCCCGCTACGACAAAAACTTCGTGGTCCTGCACCACCCCCGTCATCTCGGGATCGTCTACGACGTGGTGGACCTCGGCGACATCGAGCGGAACCCGAGGATAAACGACATCGAGCGGGAGCACATGCGCAAGAACCGGGTCGACGGGCGCAGGGACGCGATAGTGGCGGTGCTCGAGAAGCTCGCCACCTCGCCGGTCGACTCCACCCTCTCGAGCGAGGAGATGAGGATCAAGGGGCTCTTCGCCGGGGTGAACGAGCCGGACAGGTTCAAACGGGCGGCGCGCGAGGACGGGGTGAGGGGGCAGCTCGGGCAGAGCGACAAGTTCATC
Coding sequences within:
- a CDS encoding transglycosylase SLT domain-containing protein — encoded protein: MIQTRERKIIEALLIACIAAGFACFALVILPQQTSRAGGAPTLAARHAGISSIVDLAARGKRAEGGRHEGIFARFVPEGSTEAAPAGGLQGQPGEAPPPEIDEMEGAGGAGVAIDDGGEESMLAYDRPQAAASPMAAPEESDLAPGDPYGDSPAFEEAARQGKASGKTRLVVHPQSSIALGAPAAIDSASGRRRMAWLATPDGFEADVAFWRDIYSRYDKNFVVLHHPRHLGIVYDVVDLGDIERNPRINDIEREHMRKNRVDGRRDAIVAVLEKLATSPVDSTLSSEEMRIKGLFAGVNEPDRFKRAAREDGVRGQLGQSDKFIAGLAYSNRYMGEIERIFAAHGLPVELTRLIFVESMFMTQARSSAGASGIWQFMRGTGKRFLRINEIYDERNDPIASTHAAARLLAQNYRELGSWPLAINAYNAGRGRIAQAVAQLGTRDIARIMREFKHPGYAFASRNFFLEFLAAYDVVEHHERHFGNIKFDEPLRYEEVSVDYHVSLPQMAEMTRIPFDLMAELNPMFSRRAMEGVRLVPAGTAVRVPEGKGEFFISLASRATKSRRGPVHHVVQDGETMASIADIYGVTPAEIMKQNRIGRGVHRGQTLKIPVR